The proteins below are encoded in one region of Sphingobacterium sp. R2:
- a CDS encoding thioredoxin family protein has product MMRNIRLFLCGAVVFFGTVVLQSKAFSQQATATEELSKPYRPDANAQNDIDQLLVQAKKEKKNIIIQAGGNWCVWCLKFNDYIHKTASVDKLLKTRFLYYHLNYSKENKNEVVFQKYAPEGNKLGYPFFIVLDRNGKTLHVQESGSLEKGKGYDEEKVLNFFTAWVAK; this is encoded by the coding sequence ATGATGAGAAATATAAGATTATTTCTGTGCGGAGCCGTTGTGTTTTTTGGAACGGTAGTTTTACAGTCTAAAGCGTTCTCACAACAGGCTACTGCGACCGAGGAGCTTTCAAAGCCTTACCGTCCAGATGCTAATGCACAAAATGATATTGATCAGTTATTAGTTCAGGCAAAGAAAGAAAAGAAAAATATTATTATCCAAGCTGGGGGAAACTGGTGTGTTTGGTGTTTGAAATTTAATGATTATATCCACAAAACGGCAAGTGTAGACAAGTTGTTGAAGACTCGCTTTCTCTATTATCACCTTAATTATTCAAAGGAGAATAAAAACGAGGTTGTTTTTCAGAAGTATGCTCCTGAAGGAAATAAATTAGGTTATCCATTTTTTATTGTTTTAGACAGAAACGGAAAAACATTGCATGTACAGGAAAGTGGTAGTCTGGAAAAAGGAAAAGGCTATGATGAAGAAAAAGTACTTAACTTCTTTACAGCTTGGGTGGCGAAATAA